One Candidatus Dependentiae bacterium genomic window, TATACAAGGTAGGTTAATTACAATGGTACAAACGTTTAAATTAGATAAGTTTGGCTATGAGGTTGAGTTAGGGAAAATAGCACGCCAAGCAGATGGTGCTGTGTGGTTTAAACAAGGTGGTACTGTTGTATTAGCAACCGTTGTATCTGCACCGTCAGAAGATTTTCCGGGATTTTTACCGCTTACTATAGAATATCGTGAAAAATATTCTGCTGCCGGTAAGATTCCAGGAGGATATTTTAAACGCGAAGGTCGGCCTTCTGATCGTGAAGTCCTTACCTCACGTATGATTGATCGTGCATTGCGTCCGTTATTTCCAGCTAATTTTTTTGATCAAGTGCAAATTATTATTACTACGTACTCTGTTGATAAAGAGCATGATCCAGCAGCAGCGGCGTTTATAGCAGCATCAATGGCGTTACAAACATCTAAGATTCCATTCTTGGGTCCAGTTGGCATGGTTGAAGCTAGTCGTGTTGATGGTGCATGGATAATGAATCCAACGTATCCTCAAAGCGTGGCATCAGATATGCGTATTATTATTGCAGGTACCCAAGAAGGTATTTGTATGGTTGAAGGTTCTACAAATGAACTTTCAGAAGAAGAGTTTATTGATGTATTATTTAAGGCTCATGATCACATAAAAGAATTAGTTAGCTGGCAAGAAGAAGTGACCAAAAAAATTGGCAATAAAAAAGAAGAAATTGCTGATCCGTATAATTGGGAAACATGGACTGATCGTATTAATAAGTTCTTGACCGATGATCATGTTGATCGCATGTATATAGAAGATAAAGCAGAACGTAATCTATATCTTGCCAGTTTGCGTGAGCAATTTACTCAACAGTATGCAGAAGAAATTTTGACGACTGAAGTGCCAAGCAAAGTACTAAATTATATATTCGATGATGTATTAAAAGAAAAATTAACCGAACAAGTATTTGCTAAAAACAAGCGAGTAGATGGACGTGCTGATGATCAAATTCGCCACATATCAGGTGAAGTTGGGGTATTGCCATTCGTACATGGTTCGGCATTATTTACGCGCGGACAAACGCAAGCATTGGTAAGTGTTACCCTTGGCGGTGGCCAGGATGCACAGCGATTAGAGAGTGTTATGGTAGAAGGGGAACAAGAGCAAACATTTATGTTGCATTATAATTTCCCACCATTTTCTACTGGTGAAGTTCGCTTCTTGCGTGGTCCAGGTAGACGTGAAGTTGGTCATGGATATTTGGCTGGTTCAGCATTTACCTATGTATTACCAGAAAAAGAAAAATTTCCTTATACCATTTTAGTGAGCTCAGATATTTTAGAATCAAATGGTTCAAGTTCTATGGCGACCGTGTGTGGTTCTACTATGGCTATGATGCAAGCCGGTATTCCTATTAAGAAAATGGTAAGCGGTATTGCGATGGGCTTACTCCAAAGCAAAAAAGGTGGTTTCAAAGTAATCTCTGACATTTCCGGCTTAGAAGATGCCTTTGGATTAATGGACTTTAAAGTAGTTGGTACAGACAAAGGTATTACTGCTATTCAGATGGACATTAAATATAAAGGTGGATTATCTCGTCAAGTATTTGAAAAAGCACTTGAGCAAGCACGTGCAGGTAGATTATTTATCTTGAGTAAAATGCAAGAAGTAATTGATAAGCCATATCCATTGTCTGATCTTGTACCAAAAGTGACCGTTATCAAAATTGATACTGATAAAATTGGAGCAGTGATCGGTACTGGTGGCAAAACTATTCGTGAAATTATTGACAAAACTGGCACAACCATTGATATTGAAGAAGACGGAACCGTCAAAATATTTGGAGGTCCTAAAGCAGATGTTAAAGCTTCAATTCGTTGGGTGCGTACATTAGCTGGCCAAATTGACAAGGGTGAGATTTTTGAAGGGAAAATTCGCAAAGTAGCTGAATTCGGTCTCTTTGTGGAATTAGTACCAGGACAAGATGGTCTTGTGCATGTATCGAATATACCACGTACATTGCAAAAAACCTTCATGAAACATTTTACCGTTGACCAAGTGGTGAAAGTAGAAGTACTTGACCACGATCCGGTTTCTGGTCGTACAAGTCTTCGTTTGTTAGAACAATAGGTTCTATCAATGAGTATAC contains:
- the pnp gene encoding polyribonucleotide nucleotidyltransferase produces the protein MVQTFKLDKFGYEVELGKIARQADGAVWFKQGGTVVLATVVSAPSEDFPGFLPLTIEYREKYSAAGKIPGGYFKREGRPSDREVLTSRMIDRALRPLFPANFFDQVQIIITTYSVDKEHDPAAAAFIAASMALQTSKIPFLGPVGMVEASRVDGAWIMNPTYPQSVASDMRIIIAGTQEGICMVEGSTNELSEEEFIDVLFKAHDHIKELVSWQEEVTKKIGNKKEEIADPYNWETWTDRINKFLTDDHVDRMYIEDKAERNLYLASLREQFTQQYAEEILTTEVPSKVLNYIFDDVLKEKLTEQVFAKNKRVDGRADDQIRHISGEVGVLPFVHGSALFTRGQTQALVSVTLGGGQDAQRLESVMVEGEQEQTFMLHYNFPPFSTGEVRFLRGPGRREVGHGYLAGSAFTYVLPEKEKFPYTILVSSDILESNGSSSMATVCGSTMAMMQAGIPIKKMVSGIAMGLLQSKKGGFKVISDISGLEDAFGLMDFKVVGTDKGITAIQMDIKYKGGLSRQVFEKALEQARAGRLFILSKMQEVIDKPYPLSDLVPKVTVIKIDTDKIGAVIGTGGKTIREIIDKTGTTIDIEEDGTVKIFGGPKADVKASIRWVRTLAGQIDKGEIFEGKIRKVAEFGLFVELVPGQDGLVHVSNIPRTLQKTFMKHFTVDQVVKVEVLDHDPVSGRTSLRLLEQ